In one Silene latifolia isolate original U9 population chromosome 10, ASM4854445v1, whole genome shotgun sequence genomic region, the following are encoded:
- the LOC141604725 gene encoding cell wall / vacuolar inhibitor of fructosidase 2-like, whose product MSPKIPNNFYILSIFLILYTTINPSTNLATADDELIRKTCKTTKYIDLCISSLKSDPTSSQSDLKGLATIMINVGILNATDTYSYLSTQLQSSSTSTTTSDATLKKVVTLCAQKYYNANDSLNSCNDDLSFDNYDYAIMHVTAAADYPNVCHNAFRRYRGVAYPSALKVREDGLKKICGVVLGILNQLYNDMGNP is encoded by the coding sequence ATGTCTCCTAAAATCCCAAACAACTTCTACATACTATCCATCTTCCTAATCCTCTACACCACCATCAATCCATCAACCAACTTAGCCACAGCCGACGACGAACTAATCCGAAAAACATGCAAAACAACAAAATACATAGACTTATGCATCTCCTCCCTCAAATCCGACCCAACAAGCTCACAATCCGACCTCAAAGGCCTAGCGACCATCATGATAAATGTCGGCATACTTAACGCGACCGATACATACTCGTATTTATCGACACAACTTCAAAGTAGTAGTACTAGTACTACTACAAGTGATGCAACGTTGAAAAAGGTAGTAACGTTATGTGCACAAAAGTATTATAATGCTAATGACTCTCTTAATTCTTGTAATGATGATTTAAGTTTTGATAATTATGATTATGCTATAATGCATGTTACTGCTGCTGCTGATTACCCTAATGTTTGTCATAATGCGTTTAGACGATATCGCGGTGTGGCGTATCCTAGTGCACTTAAGGTTAGGGAAGATGGGTTGAAGAAGATTTGTGGTGTTGTTTTAGGTATTCTTAATCAATTGTATAATGATATGGGTAATccttaa